Proteins from a genomic interval of Dasania marina DSM 21967:
- a CDS encoding GNAT family N-acetyltransferase, with protein MPAKPRRYLFSYRRYPSLSVYLDEEDADAQHIYPEYKRYGYVADLVVARTHRRQGLAQQLMRQAEQHCKTLGLTTIKVSSLACNTSASDFYQAIGYQPTERVFTKALTQ; from the coding sequence ATTCCAGCAAAACCACGGCGCTATTTATTTAGCTATAGACGGTATCCAAGCCTTAGCGTTTACCTAGATGAAGAAGACGCCGACGCGCAGCATATTTACCCCGAGTACAAACGCTATGGCTATGTCGCCGATTTAGTGGTTGCCCGCACCCATCGTCGGCAGGGATTGGCACAGCAGCTTATGCGGCAAGCGGAGCAACACTGTAAAACGCTAGGCTTAACAACTATTAAAGTATCCAGCTTGGCCTGCAATACCAGCGCTAGTGACTTTTATCAGGCTATAGGCTACCAGCCCACAGAAAGGGTGTTTACTAAGGCCCTAACGCAATAG
- a CDS encoding sodium:solute symporter family protein, whose product MDIFTLTIAISIIIFVAIGSFAGRNIKHLDDYFVAGRRAPTLLIVGTLVASVFSSTIFLGEAGFTYSGQMGPYLLMPAVACTGYIYGALLFGRYLRRSRAPTVADFFGRRFNSHRVQQISGLTIIVALGGYLLVVTQGAALLLSDLTNLSFTQSLLIAWVSYTLFTMYSGSQGVILTDTLMFLLFAVATVFFISFIVTDLGGIAAAIENLSGLESKPGIASWHGVVGPGTEWPTPMDYLIWTLILDIAWSVVYAVSPWQSSRHLMAKNEHVVIRASVYAALAVIVLQLMIYGAGGLINLTNPQIEPAESAMIWAAKNMVPEFLGALLLAGIMAAALSSASTFLSLIGFSASNDMVRHKEASEALSLRFTRGVMLAIGVIVLVASFYFPANIFWLMLFIGTVFTSSWGPVALMSVWSKTITESAAFWGMATGFVFNVVPAGLQAFGFIDLPSYLDPVLIGSVVSLCTIIIISRLGKVSRKEALYRMRLHRTPAQEVDLKAVKTTLLAPAILILYGCAMPFIMSHFYVLPYQTGSGELLADGSINWLTGEALLSFSWALVYIPLGLITAKVIINSYSPSAKIKNSYTQTAVKH is encoded by the coding sequence TTGGATATATTTACCCTCACTATTGCCATTAGCATAATCATCTTTGTCGCTATAGGTAGTTTTGCTGGTCGCAATATCAAACATTTGGATGATTACTTTGTCGCGGGCAGGCGCGCGCCCACGTTATTAATAGTGGGCACCCTGGTGGCCAGTGTATTCAGCTCCACAATTTTTTTAGGCGAAGCTGGCTTTACCTATAGCGGCCAAATGGGACCCTATTTGTTAATGCCCGCGGTAGCCTGCACCGGCTATATTTATGGCGCGCTATTATTTGGCCGCTACCTGCGCCGCAGCCGCGCGCCTACCGTAGCCGACTTTTTTGGCCGGCGCTTTAACAGCCACCGGGTGCAACAAATTTCTGGTTTAACCATTATTGTCGCCCTAGGGGGTTATTTACTAGTGGTCACCCAAGGGGCGGCGCTGCTGCTCTCTGACCTTACCAACCTCAGCTTTACCCAAAGCCTATTAATCGCCTGGGTGAGCTACACCCTATTCACTATGTATTCAGGCTCGCAGGGGGTCATACTTACTGACACCCTTATGTTTTTATTATTCGCTGTTGCCACGGTGTTTTTCATTAGTTTTATCGTTACCGATTTAGGCGGTATTGCTGCTGCGATAGAAAACCTCAGTGGTTTAGAAAGCAAGCCCGGCATAGCCTCTTGGCATGGCGTGGTTGGCCCCGGCACTGAATGGCCCACCCCCATGGATTATTTAATCTGGACACTGATATTGGATATCGCCTGGAGCGTGGTCTATGCCGTTAGCCCTTGGCAATCCAGCCGCCATTTAATGGCCAAAAATGAGCACGTGGTTATACGCGCTTCGGTTTACGCTGCGCTGGCGGTGATTGTATTGCAGCTAATGATTTATGGTGCCGGCGGGCTGATTAACTTGACCAACCCGCAGATAGAGCCCGCCGAAAGCGCAATGATTTGGGCCGCCAAGAATATGGTACCTGAATTTTTAGGGGCGCTATTACTGGCCGGTATCATGGCAGCAGCACTCTCTTCAGCCTCTACCTTTTTATCCCTAATAGGCTTTAGCGCCAGTAATGACATGGTGAGGCATAAAGAAGCTAGTGAGGCCTTGAGTTTGCGCTTTACCCGTGGAGTGATGCTAGCCATAGGCGTCATTGTTTTAGTCGCTAGTTTTTACTTCCCCGCCAATATTTTTTGGTTGATGCTGTTTATAGGCACGGTGTTTACCTCTTCATGGGGGCCGGTGGCGCTTATGAGCGTATGGAGCAAAACCATTACCGAAAGCGCCGCCTTTTGGGGCATGGCAACGGGCTTTGTCTTTAATGTGGTGCCCGCCGGCCTGCAAGCCTTTGGCTTTATTGATTTACCCAGTTACCTAGACCCGGTATTAATTGGCAGCGTCGTGAGCCTATGCACCATTATTATTATCTCTAGGCTAGGCAAAGTCAGCCGCAAGGAAGCGTTGTATAGAATGCGCTTGCACCGCACCCCCGCACAAGAGGTAGACCTTAAAGCCGTTAAGACGACCCTATTAGCCCCCGCCATCTTAATACTGTATGGCTGTGCCATGCCTTTTATTATGAGCCACTTTTATGTGCTGCCGTATCAAACTGGCAGCGGTGAGTTATTGGCCGACGGTTCTATCAACTGGCTTACCGGCGAAGCCCTACTCAGCTTTAGTTGGGCATTGGTCTACATCCCGCTGGGTTTAATTACCGCAAAAGTCATCATCAACAGTTACAGCCCCAGCGCCAAAATAAAAAACAGCTATACTCAAACGGCGGTAAAGCATTAA
- a CDS encoding sodium:solute symporter family protein: MDIFTLTIIVSIVIYIFIGNYAGRSVKQIDDYFVAGRQAPTLLIVGTLVASVMSSTVFLAESAFTYDGQMGPFVLFPQMGTVGYIYGALFFGRYLRRSRTTTVAAFFGERFNSHRVQQAAGLSIIVALGGYLLVVTQGAAILLSDLTALTYTQSLLIAWLSYTAFTLYSGSKGVLLTDTLMFLLFMVATLLFTFYLVSDLGGISAAIQGLSQLEHKADIASWHGVIGAGTEFPTAMDYLIWAIIIDISWGIVFAVSPWQSSRHLMAKNEHVVLRASIYACIAAGVLQVLIYGIGGFINLANPDITPSESAIIWAAKNMVPEFLGALLLAGIMAAALSSASTFLSLVGFSASNDIVRPSSPKKTLNLRATRWIMLAIGLLVLGASLFLPPSIFWLTYFVGTVFASSWGPVAFMCIWSKTITASGAFWGMISGFFLNVIPTALQYLELIDLPSYMDPILIGAACSLVVTVLVSRCGHVSRQEKVYRMRLHRTPAGERDLKQTKISVIAPAILALYGCVMAYLMVTFYVTPYQTASGQLLPNGQVDWATGEAFLSVSWALLYIPLALLTYILIWRSYSPGAKNIEQAQTKA, translated from the coding sequence TTGGATATATTCACTCTCACTATTATTGTCAGCATTGTTATTTATATTTTTATTGGTAACTACGCCGGCCGCAGCGTTAAACAAATAGATGATTATTTTGTTGCTGGTCGGCAAGCCCCTACGCTATTAATTGTTGGCACTTTAGTAGCCAGCGTGATGAGCTCTACGGTTTTTCTTGCCGAGTCGGCTTTTACTTACGACGGCCAAATGGGGCCCTTTGTTTTATTTCCGCAAATGGGCACGGTGGGTTACATCTACGGGGCGTTATTTTTTGGCCGCTATCTACGTCGCAGCCGCACAACCACGGTTGCGGCTTTTTTTGGCGAGCGCTTTAATAGCCACCGGGTGCAACAGGCGGCGGGGCTAAGCATTATTGTCGCGCTGGGCGGTTATTTACTAGTGGTCACTCAGGGCGCGGCCATTTTATTATCGGACTTAACCGCACTCACTTACACCCAAAGCTTGTTGATTGCCTGGTTAAGCTATACCGCCTTTACTTTATATTCCGGCTCCAAGGGTGTGCTATTAACCGATACCTTAATGTTTTTATTATTTATGGTCGCCACACTGCTATTCACATTTTATCTAGTGTCTGACTTAGGCGGCATTAGTGCCGCGATTCAAGGGCTAAGCCAGCTGGAACACAAGGCCGACATCGCCTCTTGGCACGGCGTTATTGGTGCGGGCACCGAATTCCCCACGGCTATGGATTATTTAATCTGGGCCATCATTATAGATATTTCCTGGGGCATCGTGTTTGCGGTTAGCCCTTGGCAGTCTAGCCGTCACCTAATGGCTAAAAATGAACACGTGGTTTTGCGCGCGTCCATTTATGCTTGTATCGCAGCAGGCGTATTGCAGGTATTAATTTATGGCATAGGTGGCTTTATTAATTTAGCCAACCCCGATATCACGCCTTCTGAAAGTGCGATTATTTGGGCCGCCAAAAATATGGTGCCCGAATTTTTAGGTGCTTTATTATTAGCGGGCATTATGGCGGCGGCATTATCTTCAGCCTCTACCTTTTTATCTCTGGTAGGTTTTAGCGCCAGCAACGATATAGTGAGGCCCTCTAGCCCTAAAAAAACATTAAATTTACGGGCCACCCGTTGGATTATGTTGGCGATAGGTTTACTGGTGCTAGGCGCCAGTTTGTTTTTGCCTCCCAGCATTTTTTGGCTAACGTATTTTGTCGGCACCGTGTTTGCTTCCTCTTGGGGGCCGGTAGCCTTTATGTGTATATGGAGCAAAACCATCACCGCTTCTGGTGCCTTTTGGGGCATGATTAGCGGTTTCTTTTTAAATGTTATTCCCACTGCCCTGCAATACTTGGAGCTGATAGATTTACCCAGCTATATGGACCCTATCTTAATTGGCGCAGCGTGCAGCTTAGTGGTGACGGTGCTGGTGTCGCGCTGTGGCCACGTTAGCCGCCAAGAAAAAGTCTATCGTATGCGCTTGCACCGCACGCCGGCGGGTGAGCGTGATTTAAAACAAACCAAAATCAGTGTGATTGCCCCCGCTATACTGGCGCTGTACGGCTGTGTAATGGCCTATCTTATGGTCACGTTTTACGTCACCCCTTACCAAACCGCTAGCGGCCAGCTGCTGCCCAACGGCCAAGTTGACTGGGCCACCGGTGAAGCTTTTTTATCGGTTAGCTGGGCGCTGCTATATATACCGTTGGCGTTACTCACCTATATTCTTATATGGCGTAGCTACAGCCCCGGCGCCAAAAACATTGAGCAGGCACAGACAAAGGCTTAA
- a CDS encoding LysR family transcriptional regulator has translation MDRFHQLKVYVAVAEEQGFAAAARRLVMSPPAVTRAVAELEDQLGVKLLNRTTRYVRATEAGLRYLEDARRILQELATADEAAAGINSEPQGHLVVTAPVLFGCYFVTPGIVDYLNRYPKMDVDAVFLDRVVNLLEEGLDVGVRIGELPDSSMRALRVGSVRLLLCASPSYIAQHGLPKHPSDLLNHTIIASKAGSGAMNWRFPIAGKDKLIAVKPRLTVTTNDAAIEATTQGFGITRVLSYQVAKQLVSGELKIIMENYEPAAKPVHIVHREGRNAAVKVRAFVDLLAEKLRSEKALN, from the coding sequence ATGGATAGATTCCATCAGTTAAAAGTGTATGTGGCCGTGGCCGAAGAGCAGGGCTTTGCTGCAGCAGCTAGGCGCTTGGTCATGTCGCCGCCGGCGGTGACTAGGGCGGTAGCAGAGCTGGAAGACCAACTAGGGGTTAAGCTGCTTAATCGCACCACCCGCTATGTGCGGGCAACAGAGGCGGGCCTGCGCTACTTGGAAGATGCTCGGCGCATATTGCAGGAGCTGGCCACGGCCGATGAGGCAGCGGCAGGTATTAATTCCGAGCCACAGGGCCATTTGGTGGTAACCGCACCGGTGTTATTTGGCTGTTATTTTGTAACCCCCGGTATCGTCGATTACCTAAATCGCTATCCTAAAATGGATGTCGATGCTGTATTTCTTGATCGCGTGGTTAACTTGTTAGAGGAAGGCTTGGATGTAGGCGTACGTATAGGCGAGCTGCCAGATTCAAGTATGCGAGCCTTGCGGGTTGGCTCGGTGCGATTGTTGTTATGCGCCTCGCCCAGCTACATTGCGCAGCACGGTTTGCCCAAGCACCCCAGTGATTTGTTAAACCACACTATTATTGCCTCTAAGGCAGGTAGCGGCGCAATGAACTGGCGCTTCCCCATAGCGGGTAAAGATAAACTCATTGCCGTTAAGCCGCGCTTAACTGTAACCACCAACGATGCTGCTATCGAGGCTACCACACAGGGTTTTGGCATTACTCGCGTATTGTCATATCAAGTGGCGAAGCAGTTAGTATCGGGCGAATTAAAAATTATTATGGAAAATTATGAGCCAGCAGCAAAGCCCGTGCACATAGTGCATCGAGAAGGGCGTAATGCGGCAGTAAAGGTCAGGGCGTTTGTTGATTTGTTGGCGGAGAAGTTGCGTAGTGAAAAAGCTTTAAATTGA
- a CDS encoding GFA family protein has product MSLTGSCLCGAIAYQASAINNTISHCHCQMCRKFHGAAFASYGSIAPANFKWLRGEQALKSYTASNGTIRQFCQHCGSSLTFTSKSQPTIELALGSLDVDITQRPVAHIFTAYKANWYSITDGLPCFAEDADE; this is encoded by the coding sequence ATGAGTCTTACCGGATCCTGCCTCTGTGGCGCTATCGCCTATCAAGCCAGCGCCATTAATAACACGATCAGCCATTGCCACTGCCAAATGTGCCGCAAGTTTCACGGTGCCGCTTTTGCTAGCTATGGCAGCATCGCCCCGGCTAACTTTAAATGGCTACGCGGCGAACAGGCGTTAAAAAGTTATACCGCTAGCAATGGTACGATTAGGCAGTTTTGCCAACACTGTGGCTCCAGCCTTACCTTTACGAGCAAGTCACAGCCCACCATAGAGCTGGCCCTGGGCAGCTTGGATGTAGACATCACACAGCGGCCGGTGGCGCATATTTTTACCGCCTATAAAGCCAACTGGTATAGCATTACTGACGGCCTACCCTGCTTTGCAGAAGACGCAGATGAATAG
- a CDS encoding methylated-DNA--[protein]-cysteine S-methyltransferase — protein MSDYDKIAKAISYIRNNVSQQPSLDDIAAQVNLSAFHFQKLFSRWAGVSPKRFLQALTLEHAKQLLKKHKLSTLNASNSLGLSSSSRLYDHFVQLAAVTPSEYKQAGAGLTLHYGYHETLYGHVFIAITDKGICKLLFINDGSKKEVLQQLKQEWPKATLINHQATTSHVITNIFNHPPAANKPISLWVRGTNFQINVWRALLTIKPGELACYGDIATLIGKPKAARAVGTAIGANPAAFIIPCHRVIQQSGGLGGYRWGEVRKQAMLAKETAERE, from the coding sequence ATGAGCGACTACGATAAAATTGCCAAGGCCATCAGTTACATACGCAACAATGTTAGCCAGCAACCCTCGTTGGATGATATTGCCGCGCAAGTAAACTTAAGCGCCTTTCATTTTCAAAAGCTATTCTCTCGCTGGGCCGGGGTCAGCCCCAAGCGCTTTCTGCAAGCGCTCACCTTGGAGCACGCCAAACAACTACTAAAAAAACATAAGCTATCTACGCTTAATGCGTCAAATTCCCTGGGCCTCAGTAGCAGCTCTCGCCTATACGATCACTTTGTACAGTTAGCAGCGGTAACCCCCTCCGAATATAAACAAGCCGGCGCAGGCTTAACTCTACACTATGGCTACCACGAGACGCTTTATGGCCATGTTTTTATCGCCATTACCGATAAAGGCATTTGTAAATTGCTTTTTATTAACGACGGCTCAAAAAAAGAAGTGCTACAGCAACTCAAACAAGAGTGGCCAAAAGCGACACTCATTAACCATCAAGCAACAACTAGCCATGTCATTACTAATATTTTCAATCACCCCCCTGCTGCCAACAAACCCATATCACTATGGGTGCGAGGCACCAACTTTCAAATTAATGTGTGGCGGGCACTATTAACCATCAAGCCTGGCGAGCTGGCCTGTTATGGCGACATTGCCACATTAATTGGCAAACCCAAAGCGGCCCGCGCCGTTGGCACGGCAATAGGTGCCAACCCAGCCGCCTTTATTATTCCCTGCCATAGGGTGATACAACAAAGTGGTGGTTTGGGCGGTTATAGATGGGGGGAAGTTCGTAAGCAAGCTATGCTGGCCAAAGAGACCGCTGAAAGGGAATGA